In Zingiber officinale cultivar Zhangliang chromosome 8B, Zo_v1.1, whole genome shotgun sequence, a single genomic region encodes these proteins:
- the LOC122013932 gene encoding uncharacterized protein LOC122013932: MAPRRAVNGDREEEGREEVQPPSDAATRLLEGMAQLFEQYASNAHRGGQQDIYVQFRRMDPKDFSGTTDPFVAEGWIRSLEVIFRYMNMVDADRVRCAIYLLKDDASLWGCHFVPLIANDAAKKLRHFLDGLRPTIRRDVLLTNPAAYNDAVNGAYRAEQSLKDIEWEMQRKRPQPQQQNKKPYTGPQKGQQKPLGNPKQQLRAAAPKTEEKPLCKECNRQHHGKCMWGTYKCFNCGEEGHKALDCPKKKQPMIGRAFVMHAKEAEPDTTLITGRIFIAGIGTYALLDSGATHSFISETFLKRLGILPEDMDVGFRVIVPSGEQMLSTKMVKDIELRLQRKVVRVDFIVLPMPEFDIILGIDWLSRNGASIDFRQRTVSIRLSSGEMFTFEAVQNKQLPPIISCIGAKKLLRRGCRGFLASIILVPDVIRQKIEDVEVVRNFPSVFPEDISGIPPEREVEFSIELMPGTVPISKAPYRLAPVEMKELKDQIQELLDKGFIRPSFSPWGAPVLFVKKKDESMRLCIDYRELNRVTIKNKYPLPRIEDLFDQLQGASVFSKIDLRSGYHQLKVKEADVYKTAFRTRYGHYEFMVMPFGMTNVPAIFMDLMNRVFRPYLDQFIIVFIDDILVYSKDREEHRQHLKIALQILQDQKLFAKFSKCEFWLEKVAFLGHIISRDGVEVDTSKVEAVRE; encoded by the exons ATGGCTCCGAGACGTGCGGTTAACGGAGATAGGGAGGAAGAGGGACGGGAGGAGGTGCAACCCCCTTCAGATGCTGCTACACGTTTACTTGAAGGAATGGCTCAATTATTTGAGCAGTATGCAAGTAATGCTCATAGGGGAGGGCAGCAGGACATCTATGTGCAGTTTAGGAGAATGGATCCTAAAGATTTCTCGGGTACTACTGATCCATTTGTGGCGGAGGGATGGATCCGATCATTAGAGGTGATCTTCCGATATATGAATATGGTAGATGCTGATAGGGTTCGTTGTGCCATATATCTGCTGAAAGACGACGCTTCCTTATG GGGGTGCCATTTTGTACCCCTTATTGCCAACGACGCTGCTAAGAAACTCAGGCACTTCTTGGACGGTCTCAGGCCTACTATCCGCCGAGATGTTCTCCTCACAAACCCAGCTGCGTATAATGATGCTGTTAATGGAGCTTACAGGGCAGAGCAGTCTTTGAAAGACATAGAATGGGAGATGCAGAGAAAGAGGCCACAACCACAACAGCAGAATAAGAAGCCTTACACGGGGCCACAGAAAGGACAGCAAAAGCCTCTGGGGAACCCCAAGCAACAACTGAGAGCAGCTGCCCCAAAGACCGAGGAGAAGCCACTGTGCAAGGAGTGCAACCGCCAGCACCATGGCAAATGCATGTGGGGTACCTacaagtgcttcaactgtggagAAGAGGGACATAAAGCTCTGGATTGCCCAAAGAAGAAACAACCTATGATTGGTCGAGCTTTTGTGATGCATGCCAAGGAGGCGGAGCCAGACACTACGCTTATCACAG GCAGAATATTCATCGCAGGCATAGGTACCTATGCATTGCTAGATTCTGGGGCTACACACTCATTTATATCTGAGACCTTCTTAAAGCGACTAGGAATCTTACCAGAAGACATGGATGTGGGATTTAGAGTCATAGTTCCCTCGGGTGAACAAATGTTATCTACCAAGATGGTAAAGGATATTGAGCTTAGACTACAGAGGAAGGTGGTTCGGGTAGATTTTATTGTGTTGCCAATGCCTGAATTCGACATTATTTTGGGGATAGACTGGCTATCACGGAATGGAGCTTCGATTGATTTTCGACAGAGGACAGTATCTATCAGACTGTCTAGCGGGGAAATGTTTACTTTTGAGGCAGTTCAAAACAAGCAATTGCCGCCTATTATTTCTTGTATAGGTGCAAAGAAGCTTTTGCGTAGAGGTTGCCGAGGATTTCTGGCTAGTATTATTTTAGTACCTGATGTCATCCGTCAGAAGATTGAGGATGTTGAAGTTGTCAGAAACTTCCCTAGCGTATTCCCTGAGGACATTTCAGGCATTCCACCTGAGAGAGAGGTGGAGTTCTCTATTGAGCTGATGCCAGGGACGGTGCCAATCTCTAAGGCACCATATCGACTGGCACCTGTAGAAATGAAAGAGCTAAAAGATCAAATTCAAGAGCTACTGGATAAAGGATTCATTCGTCCGAGTTTTTCTCCATGGGGCGCGCCAGTATTATTTGTGAAGAAAAAGGATGAAAGCATGAGGCTCTGTATCGATTATCGAGAACTGAACAGAGTCACAATAAAGAACAAGTATCCCTTGCCTAGAATTGAGGACTTATTCGATCAACTGCAAGGAGCttcagtattctcaaagatagaccttcGTTCaggataccatcagttgaaagtaaaGGAAGCAGATGTCTACAAGACGGCCTTCAGAACTCGGTATGGACACTATGAATTTATGGTAATGCCATTCGGGATGACAAATGTCCCAGCGatcttcatggatctcatgaatcgcGTATTTCGACCATATCTTGATCAGTTCATCATTGTGTTCATAGATGATATTCTGGTCTACTCGAAGGACAGAGAGGAGCATAGGCAACACTTGAAGATAGCCTTACAGATATTGCAGGATCAAAAGTTGTTTGCCAAATTCAGCAAGTGCGAGTTTTGGCTAGAGAAAGTGGCATTCTTAGGACATATTATCTCGAGAGATGGAGTTGAAGTTGATACTTCTAAAGTTGAGGCAGTCAGAGAATGA